One window of Triticum dicoccoides isolate Atlit2015 ecotype Zavitan chromosome 5A, WEW_v2.0, whole genome shotgun sequence genomic DNA carries:
- the LOC119302940 gene encoding splicing factor U2af large subunit A-like isoform X1, translated as MAEHDAPPESGAARSPPAKKRGGDARSPQQDAQPLSSRDRVRERDEDKDRERHRRHGEDRERYRDRESVRERGEGSRDRERHHRDHREESRDRERHRREHREESRDRERHHREHREGSRDRERHHREHREGSRDRERHHREHREGSRDRERHHRDHREGSRDRERHHRDHRERSERREHRDRSDDRDYRRSCDRDAERRDRDRDGHRRHRSRSRSRSESQSKRMSGFDQAPSEAIPILAPTATPVQLPELPAANPGMFPNMLPNLVNVPALGQPLAMTQQATRHARRVYVGGLPPIANEQTVAAFFNQVMAAIGGNTFALGHAVVNVYINHDKKFAFVEMRSVEEASNAMALDGIMFEGAPVKVRRPTDYNPSQAAALGPSQPNPNLNLAAVGLTPGAGGGLEGPDRIFVGGLPYYFTEAQVRELLETFGPLRGFDIVKDKETGNSKGYAFCLYKDVTVTDIACAALNGIQLGDRTLTVRRANQGAEPRPEQENILLQAQQEAQMKRLVYEVGGALATKVVCLTQVVSADDLRDDEEYNDILEDMTLEGHKYGNLVQAVIPRPHPSGDPVAGVGKVFLEYADVESSAKARIGMHGRKFDGKETVAVFYPENKFAEGDYDY; from the exons ATGGCCGAGCACGACGCGCCCCCCGAGTCCGGCGCCGCGAGGTCCCCGCCGGCCAAAAAGCGCGGCGGCGACGCCCGCTCCCCCCAG CAGGATGCGCAGCCTTTGAGTTCCAGAGACCGGGTCAGGGAGCGCGATGAGGACAAGGACAGGGAGCGCCACAGGCGCCACGGGGAAGACCGAGAGAGGTACCGGGACAGGGAGAGTGTCCGTGAACGCGGTGAAGGGAGCAGGGATCGTGAGCGCCACCATCGCGACCACCGTGAAGAGAGCAGGGATCGTGAGCGCCACCGTCGCGAGCACCGTGAAGAGAGCAGGGATCGTGAGCGCCACCATCGCGAGCACCGTGAAGGGAGCAGGGATCGCGAGCGCCACCATCGCGAGCACCGTGAAGGGAGCAGGGATCGTGAACGCCACCATCGCGAGCACCGTGAAGGGAGCAGGGATCGTGAGCGCCACCATCGCGACCACCGTGAAGGGAGCAGGGATCGTGAGCGCCACCATCGCGACCACCGTGAAAGGAGTGAGAGAAGGGAGCACCGTGACCGTTCCGATGACCGTGACTACCGCCGGAGCTGTGATCGTGACGCTGAAAG AAGGGACCGTGATAGAGATGGCCACAGAAGGCATcgctcccgctcccgctcccgTTCGGAGAGTCAGAG CAAACGCATGAGTGGATTTGACCAGGCACCATCAGAAGCCATTCCTATACTCGCTCCCACTGCAACCCCAG TTCAGCTACCTGAACTTCCTGCTGCTAATCCTGGGATGTTTCCGAACATGCTCCCAAACTTGGTCAATGTACCTGCCCTAGGACAG CCACTAGCCATGACACAACAG GCTACTCGGCATGCTCGTCGTGTTTATGTCGGTGGACTTCCTCCAATCGCCAATGAACAG ACGGTTGCTGCATTCTTCAATCAAGTTATGGCTGCTATCGGAGGAAACACATTTGCTCTAGGTCATGCAGTTGTTAATGTATACATAAACCACGACAAGAAATTTGCTTTTGTTGAGATGAGGTCTGTGGAGGAAGCAAGCAATGCAATGGCCTTGGATGGTATAATGTTTGAGGGAGCACCAGTGAAAGTTAGGAGGCCGACAGACTACAATCCTTCCCAGGCAGCTGCATTGGGTCCGAGCCAGCCGAACCCCAACCTCAATCTCGCTGCTGTTGGCTTGACACCTGGAGCAGGTGGAGGTTTAGAAGGCCCTGACCGCATTTTTGTGGGTGGTCTACCCTACTACTTCACAGAGGCTCAAGTGCGGGAGTTGCTTGAAACTTTTGGACCTCTTCGTGGATTTGACATTGTGAAGGATAAGGAAACTGGCAACTCGAAGGGATATGCCTTCTGTTTGTACAAGGATGTGACTGTCACCGACATTGCCTGTGCTGCTCTGAACGGTATCCAGTTGGGTGACAGGACTCTCACAGTCAGGCGAGCAAACCAAGGAGCAGAACCTAGGCCAGAGCAAGAAAACATCCTCCTGCAGGCACAGCAAGAGGCGCAAATGAAG AGACTCGTGTATGAAGTCGGCGGAGCCCTAGCGACAAAGGTGGTATGCCTGACCCAGGTGGTTTCAGCAGATGACCTTAGAGATGATGAGGAATACAATGACATACTGGAAGACATGACGCTAGAAGGACACAAATATG GTAACCTGGTGCAAGCTGTGATCCCACGACCCCATCCCAGCGGTGATCCTGTCGCTGGAGTTGGCAAG GTGTTTTTGGAGTATGCCGATGTGGAGAGCTCGGCCAAGGCAAGGATCGGGATGCATGGGAGGAAGTTCGACGGGAAGGAGACGGTCGCCGTGTTCTACCCCGAGAACAAGTTCGCTGAAGGCGACTACGACTATTAG
- the LOC119302940 gene encoding splicing factor U2af large subunit A-like isoform X2, which yields MAEHDAPPESGAARSPPAKKRGGDARSPQDAQPLSSRDRVRERDEDKDRERHRRHGEDRERYRDRESVRERGEGSRDRERHHRDHREESRDRERHRREHREESRDRERHHREHREGSRDRERHHREHREGSRDRERHHREHREGSRDRERHHRDHREGSRDRERHHRDHRERSERREHRDRSDDRDYRRSCDRDAERRDRDRDGHRRHRSRSRSRSESQSKRMSGFDQAPSEAIPILAPTATPVQLPELPAANPGMFPNMLPNLVNVPALGQPLAMTQQATRHARRVYVGGLPPIANEQTVAAFFNQVMAAIGGNTFALGHAVVNVYINHDKKFAFVEMRSVEEASNAMALDGIMFEGAPVKVRRPTDYNPSQAAALGPSQPNPNLNLAAVGLTPGAGGGLEGPDRIFVGGLPYYFTEAQVRELLETFGPLRGFDIVKDKETGNSKGYAFCLYKDVTVTDIACAALNGIQLGDRTLTVRRANQGAEPRPEQENILLQAQQEAQMKRLVYEVGGALATKVVCLTQVVSADDLRDDEEYNDILEDMTLEGHKYGNLVQAVIPRPHPSGDPVAGVGKVFLEYADVESSAKARIGMHGRKFDGKETVAVFYPENKFAEGDYDY from the exons ATGGCCGAGCACGACGCGCCCCCCGAGTCCGGCGCCGCGAGGTCCCCGCCGGCCAAAAAGCGCGGCGGCGACGCCCGCTCCCCCCAG GATGCGCAGCCTTTGAGTTCCAGAGACCGGGTCAGGGAGCGCGATGAGGACAAGGACAGGGAGCGCCACAGGCGCCACGGGGAAGACCGAGAGAGGTACCGGGACAGGGAGAGTGTCCGTGAACGCGGTGAAGGGAGCAGGGATCGTGAGCGCCACCATCGCGACCACCGTGAAGAGAGCAGGGATCGTGAGCGCCACCGTCGCGAGCACCGTGAAGAGAGCAGGGATCGTGAGCGCCACCATCGCGAGCACCGTGAAGGGAGCAGGGATCGCGAGCGCCACCATCGCGAGCACCGTGAAGGGAGCAGGGATCGTGAACGCCACCATCGCGAGCACCGTGAAGGGAGCAGGGATCGTGAGCGCCACCATCGCGACCACCGTGAAGGGAGCAGGGATCGTGAGCGCCACCATCGCGACCACCGTGAAAGGAGTGAGAGAAGGGAGCACCGTGACCGTTCCGATGACCGTGACTACCGCCGGAGCTGTGATCGTGACGCTGAAAG AAGGGACCGTGATAGAGATGGCCACAGAAGGCATcgctcccgctcccgctcccgTTCGGAGAGTCAGAG CAAACGCATGAGTGGATTTGACCAGGCACCATCAGAAGCCATTCCTATACTCGCTCCCACTGCAACCCCAG TTCAGCTACCTGAACTTCCTGCTGCTAATCCTGGGATGTTTCCGAACATGCTCCCAAACTTGGTCAATGTACCTGCCCTAGGACAG CCACTAGCCATGACACAACAG GCTACTCGGCATGCTCGTCGTGTTTATGTCGGTGGACTTCCTCCAATCGCCAATGAACAG ACGGTTGCTGCATTCTTCAATCAAGTTATGGCTGCTATCGGAGGAAACACATTTGCTCTAGGTCATGCAGTTGTTAATGTATACATAAACCACGACAAGAAATTTGCTTTTGTTGAGATGAGGTCTGTGGAGGAAGCAAGCAATGCAATGGCCTTGGATGGTATAATGTTTGAGGGAGCACCAGTGAAAGTTAGGAGGCCGACAGACTACAATCCTTCCCAGGCAGCTGCATTGGGTCCGAGCCAGCCGAACCCCAACCTCAATCTCGCTGCTGTTGGCTTGACACCTGGAGCAGGTGGAGGTTTAGAAGGCCCTGACCGCATTTTTGTGGGTGGTCTACCCTACTACTTCACAGAGGCTCAAGTGCGGGAGTTGCTTGAAACTTTTGGACCTCTTCGTGGATTTGACATTGTGAAGGATAAGGAAACTGGCAACTCGAAGGGATATGCCTTCTGTTTGTACAAGGATGTGACTGTCACCGACATTGCCTGTGCTGCTCTGAACGGTATCCAGTTGGGTGACAGGACTCTCACAGTCAGGCGAGCAAACCAAGGAGCAGAACCTAGGCCAGAGCAAGAAAACATCCTCCTGCAGGCACAGCAAGAGGCGCAAATGAAG AGACTCGTGTATGAAGTCGGCGGAGCCCTAGCGACAAAGGTGGTATGCCTGACCCAGGTGGTTTCAGCAGATGACCTTAGAGATGATGAGGAATACAATGACATACTGGAAGACATGACGCTAGAAGGACACAAATATG GTAACCTGGTGCAAGCTGTGATCCCACGACCCCATCCCAGCGGTGATCCTGTCGCTGGAGTTGGCAAG GTGTTTTTGGAGTATGCCGATGTGGAGAGCTCGGCCAAGGCAAGGATCGGGATGCATGGGAGGAAGTTCGACGGGAAGGAGACGGTCGCCGTGTTCTACCCCGAGAACAAGTTCGCTGAAGGCGACTACGACTATTAG
- the LOC119300032 gene encoding probable protein S-acyltransferase 19 — MWFQDQEAQKQSKESKAGAKTRGFQKAQRQSKATRKVQMFKSVHEKDSGGRDGEHLPQGTSDTSSTMRGNELGRFRRGRRDAAAAAGEELGRFRRDGRRQIVAITVFFLLVVAFYAFFAPFLGTQVLEYVAIGIYTPMALAVFILYIRCTSINPADPGIMARFEDGFVDVPANSGGLEGINLPQKANSAIGTHSPTSTCRSSLDGHSNQRGTSVGEANIHVSSQLPKKRSSCFLFGGLVCALFVKEDCRKADESEQQASGEEALFCTLCNAEVRKFSKHCRSCDKCVDGFDHHCRWLNNCVGRKNYFTFIALMAISLLWLAIQFGVGIAVLVLCFVNKNSPRILQEKLGNGLTRAPFAVIVGIFTLLSLVACVPLGELFFFHMILIRKGISTYDYVVAMRAMSEGIPEDEEGANIIYSPSNSATTGFSVGSSLGLHHKGAWCTPPRIFIDQDEVIPHLDPGMVPSTVDPDAAGYAERANKAKKPVKISARSLAKLDRNEVMKAAAKARASSSVLRPIDARHGHEADISSSGNASVRSSMSVDYSATKESRSEMRLSPLQNSYPQSLASQDDYETGTQTASSLSSPVHLHKLAPHAQFRAAPHPAPPPERPAPGITRPPVPATHISNNPMFQSATSYVRENRRASVVWDQEAGRYVSVPMQTTRTGPGVELPARNPSFLANPSGEPGNHGRNLAPANTTSSAIPSGQPSERLTYTGQSIFFGGPILSTTGINAERNEAGTRVRPETSRDPNSHQRDIRGEKARTGSFPLFEPRNF, encoded by the exons ATGTGGTTCCAAGACCAAGAGGCTCAGAAACAGTCAAAG GAGAGCAAGGCCGGGGCGAAGACCAGAGGGTTCCAAAAGGCACAGAGGCAGTCAAAAGCAACCAGAAAGGTCCAGATGTTCAAATCTGTTCACGAGAAAGATTCGGGGGGCCGGGACGGCGAGCACCTGCCTCAGGGGACCAGCGACACCTCGTCAACCATGCGTGGCAATGAGCTCGGCCGGTTCCGGCGAGGACGGAGggacgccgccgcggccgccggtgAGGAGCTCGGCCGGTTCCGGCGGGATGGGCGCCGCCAG ATCGTTGCAATTACTGTATTCTTCCTTCTGGTGGTTGCATTTTATGCCTTCTTTGCACCATTTCTGGGAACACAAGTCCTTGAGTATGTTGCGATAGGCATTTATACTCCCATG GCGTTGGCTGTCTTCATCCTTTACATCCGGTGCACAAGTATTAATCCTGCTGATCCTGGTATCATGGCAAGGTTTGAGGATGGTTTTGTCGATGTACCTGCCAACAGCGGTGGATTGGAAGGCATAAACTTGCCCCAGAAAGCAAACAGCGCTATTGGAACACACTCCCCAACATCTACTTGCAGAAGCTCTCTAGATGGCCATTCTAATCAGAGAGGTACATCTGTAGGGGAAGCAAACATACATGTGAGCTCACAACTGCCGAAGAAAAGATCAAGCTGTTTCCTCTTTGGTGGGCTCGTGTGTGCTTTATTTGTTAAGGAGGACTGCCGGAAGGCTGATGAATCAGAgcaacaagctagtggtgaagaagcTCTGTTTTGCACATTATGCAATGCTGAG GTTCGCAAATTCAGTAAACACTGCAGAAGCTGTGACAAGTGTGTGGATGGATTTGATCATCATTGTCGG TGGCTGAATAATTGTGTTGGGCGGAAGAACTACTTCACGTTTATTGCTCTGATGGCAATCAGTCTCCTATGG CTTGCAATTCAATTTGGAGTGGGCATTGCTGTTCTTGTTCTCTGCTTTGTCAATAAAAATTCACCAAGAATCCTTCAAGAAAAGCTTGGGAATGGCTTGACTCGCGCTCCATTTGCTGTGATTGTA GGTATATTCACACTTCTGTCATTAGTGGCCTGCGTACCTTTAGGAGAACTTTTCTTCTTCCACATGATATTAATCAGAAAG GGGATCTCGACCTATGATTATGTGGTCGCAATGAGAGCTATGAGTGAGGGGATTCCAGAAGACGAGGAAGGAGCAAATATCATCTATTCCCCCTCAAATTCAGCAACAACCGGATTCAGTGTTGGAAGTTCTCTTGGCCTTCACCACAAGGGTGCTTGGTGTACACCTCCAAGAATATTTATTGATCAG GATGAAGTGATTCCACATTTGGACCCTGGGATGGTTCCTTCAACTGTTGATCCTGATGCTGCTGGATACGCTGAAAGAGCAAACAAAGCCAAGAAGCCAGTCAAGATCAGTGCCCGGAGCCTTGCAAAGCTGGACAGAAACGAGGTGATGAAAGCTGCAGCAAAAGCTCGGGCATCATCCTCTGTCCTCCGACCAATAGATGCCCGCCATGGCCATGAAGCTGATATTAGCTCCAGTGGCAATGCCAGCGTCAGGAGTAGCATGAGTGTTGACTACAGTGCTACAAAGGAATCAAGGAGTGAGATGAGGCTATCTCCTCTACAGAACTCATATCCACAGAGTCTTGCAAGCCAGGATGACTATGAGACTGGCACACAGACTGCAAGCAGTTTAAGCAGCCCGGTCCACCTCCACAAGCTTGCCCCTCATGCTCAATTTCGTGCAGCACCTCATCCAGCTCCACCTCCTGAAAGGCCTGCGCCAGGGATTACAAGGCCACCTGTTCCCGCCACACATATAAGCAACAACCCAATGTTCCAGTCAGCCACATCATATGTCAGGGAGAACCGAAGAGCCTCTGTTGTCTGGGATCAAGAGGCTGGTCGGTACGTGTCAGTGCCCATGCAAACAACAAGAACAGGACCTGGTGTCGAGCTGCCTGCAAGAAACCCAAGTTTCTTGGCGAATCCAAGTGGTGAACCAGGCAACCATGGGAGAAACCTTGCACCTGCGAACACAACTTCATCAGCGATTCCTTCGGGGCAGCCGTCTGAGAGATTGACATACACAGGCCAATCAATATTCTTTGGCGGGCCAATCCTGAGCACCACTGGCATAAATGCAGAAAGGAATGAGGCGGGCACAAGAGTGCGTCCTGAGACAAGCAGAGATCCCAACTCCCACCAGCGGGATATCCGTGGCGAGAAGGCTCGGACAGGCTCCTTCCCGTTGTTTGAGCCTAGGAATTTCTAG
- the LOC119302941 gene encoding potassium transporter 18-like yields METVSTNEDTSKGAMWELEKSLDQPMDAEAGRLRNMYREKTYPTVLMLQLAFQSLGVVFGDLGTSPLYVFYNIFPEKIEDTEQIIGALSLIIYSLTLIPLVKYVFIVLRASDNGQGGTFALYSLLCRHAKISIIPNQHKTDEDLTTYSRQTYHEKSLAAKIKRWLEGHQLRKNVILILVLFGTCMAVGDGILTPAISVLSATGGIKVEEPRMGNDVVVIVSVVILIGLFSMQHYGTDKVSWLFAPIVFVWFILIGILGAVNIYTYDRSVLKAFNPVYVYRYFKRGKTSWASLGGIMLSITGTEALFADLSYFPVQAIQIAFTTVVFPCLLLQYTGQAAYIAMHKDKVSHSFYFSLPERILWPAFVVATAAAIVSSQATISATYSIIKQALAVGCFPRVKIIHTSKKYLGQIYSPDINWILMILCIAVTAGFKNQSQIANAYGTAVIMVMLVTTFLMVPIMLLVWRSHWALVVLFTALSLVVEIPYLTAVMKKIDQGGWVPLVFAAAILLVMYVWHYGTLKRYEFEMHSKVSMAWILGLGPSLGLVRVPGIGLVYTELASGVPHIFSHFITNLPAIHSTLVFVCVKYLPVYTVPLDERFLVKRIGPKNFHMFRCVARYGYKDIHRKDDDFEKMLFSSLLLFIRLESMMEEYSDSDEYSALDQQELIDEVSSDARSAADLSYASRDSIVPVRSPNRLGAMSSAQATTATPRFETVGDEVAFLNSCRDAGVVHILGNTVIRARRDSGPLKKLAIDYLYAFLRKICRENSAIFNVPHESLLNVGQVFYV; encoded by the exons ATGGAGACCGTTTCGACGAATGAAGACACCAGCAAGGGGGCGATGTGGGAGCTGGAAAAGAGTCTTGATCAGCCCATGGATGCAGAGGCCGGGAGACTGAGGAATATGTACAGAGAAAAG ACCTATCCAACAGTTTTGATGCTACAACTAGCTTTCCAAAGCCTTGGTGTGGTGTTTGGGGATTTAGGCACATCGCCTCTTTATGTTTTCTACAACATCTTTCCTGAGAAGATAGAAGACACCGAGCAAATTATTGGGGCACTCTCGCTTATTATCTACTCGCTTACTCTCATTCCACTCGTTAAATATGTTTTTATCGTCTTGAGGGCAAGCGATAATGGCCAAG GTGGAACTTTTGCTCTTTATTCATTGCTTTGCCGGCATGCAAAGATAAGCATTATTCCCAATCAACATAAAACCGATGAAGACCTAACAACATACAGCCGTCAGACATATCATGAGAAGTCTCTTGCTGCAAAGATCAAAAGATGGTTAGAGGGGCACCAACTCAGAAAGAATGTCATTCTTATTCTTGTACTTTTTGGTACTTGCATGGCTGTTGGAGATGGAATTCTCACTCCTGCCATATCAG TTCTTTCTGCAACTGGTGGAATAAAGGTCGAAGAGCCCAGAATGGGAAATG ATGTGGTTGTAATAGTCTCCGTGGTGATACTGATTGGACTGTTCAGTATGCAGCACTATGGCACAGACAAAGTCAGCTGGCTTTTTGCACCAATAGTATTTGTTTGGTTCATACTTATTGGAATCCTGGGGGCTGTAAACATTTATACATATGATAGGTCGGTTCTCAAGGCATTCAATCCTGTTTATGTATATCGTTATTTTAAGCGAGGGAAGACTAGCTGGGCTTCCCTGGGAGGAATTATGCTCAGCATAACAG GGACAGAAGCACTGTTTGCTGACCTTTCATATTTTCCCGTACAAGCTATTCAG ATTGCTTTCACTACGGTTGTGTTCCCATGTCTTCTTTTGCAATATACTGGTCAAGCTGCATATATAGCCATGCACAAAGACAAAGTCTCCCACTCCTTCTATTTTTCTCTTCCAG AGCGTATACTTTGGCCAGCATTTGTCGTTGCAACAGCTGCTGCAATAGTTTCTAGCCAGGCAACCATTTCCGCGACGTACTCAATTATCAAGCAAGCGCTAGCGGTGGGATGCTTCCCCAGGGTGAAGATCATCCATACATCGAAGAAGTATCTTGGCCAGATATACAGTCCTGATATTAATTGGATCCTCATGATTCTCTGTATTGCCGTCACCGCTGGATTCAAGAATCAGTCCCAGATTGCAAATGCTTATG GTACAGCTGTGATAATGGTCATGCTTGTGACAACATTTCTCATGGTCCCCATAATGCTGCTGGTATGGCGCAGCCATTGGGCCTTGGTCGTCCTCTTCACGGCGCTGTCACTGGTCGTCGAGATCCCGTACTTGACCGCCGTCATGAAGAAGATTGACCAGGGCGGCTGGGTTCCTCTCGTGTTTGCCGCCGCCAtcctcctcgtcatgtatgtgtgGCATTACGGCACGCTCAAGCGCTACGAGTTCGAGATGCACAGCAAGGTGTCCATGGCGTGGATCCTAGGCCTTGGCCCGAGCCTCGGCCTGGTCCGGGTACCCGGGATAGGTCTGGTGTACACGGAGCTGGCGAGCGGCGTCCCCCACATCTTCTCACACTTCATCACCAACCTCCCGGCGATCCACTCCACCCTGGTGTTCGTCTGCGTCAAGTACCTGCCGGTGTACACAGTGCCGCTGGACGAGCGGTTCCTGGTGAAGCGGATTGGCCCCAAGAACTTCCACATGTTCCGCTGCGTGGCGCGGTACGGCTACAAGGACATCCACAGGAAGGACGACGACTTCGAGAAGATGCTATTCAGCAGCCTGCTGCTCTTCATCCGGCTGGAGAGCATGATGGAGGAGTACTCGGACTCCGATGAGTACAGTGCCCTGGACCAGCAGGAGCTGATCGACGAGGTGAGCAGTGACGCCAGGTCCGCCGCCGACCTCAGCTACGCCTCCCGTGACTCCATCGTGCCGGTGCGCTCCCCGAACCGCCTGGGGGCCATGTCGTCGGCGCAGGCTACAACGGCGACCCCACGGTTTGAGACCGTGGGCGACGAGGTCGCGTTCCTGAACTCGTGCAGGGACGCCGGGGTCGTGCACATCCTTGGGAACACCGTCATCAGAGCTCGCAGGGACTCGGGGCCGCTGAAGAAGCTCGCCATCGACTACCTCTACGCCTTCCTGAGGAAGATCTGCAGGGAGAACAGCGCCATCTTCAATGTTCCCCATGAGAGCCTGTTGAATGTTGGGCAGGTGTTCTATGTGTAG